The Hyphomicrobium sp. 99 genome contains the following window.
GGCCGCCGCGCAGTTTGCGATACAGGATCAAGGCGTTCTGCAGGTTGCGACGACGCATACGCAAGCACGCTACGCACTTCCCGACATCGTCGTGAAATTCAAGCAGAGCTTTCCCGGGGTTCGGCTCGACTTACGTCAGGCAAATCCGAAGGACATCGCCTCGCTCGTCCTCGCTGGCGACGCCGATATCGGAATAGCAACCGACGTTTTTGGTGACATCGACGAGATCCTCACATTTCCATTCTATGCGTGGAGTCACATCGTCGTAGCACCGGTCGGACACCCCTTGGTGGGCCGCAAAGCCGTTACTCTCAATGAACTTGCCCAGTATCCGATCATCACCTACGAAACCGGAATCACAGGGCGCCCGCGCATCGACGAAGCCTTCGAAAACGCCAACGTCATACCGCAAATTACGATGACCGCTCTCGATGCCGACGTCATCAAGGCATATGTCGCCTCTGGATTGGGCATCGGGTTTATCGCGCCCATGGCCTACGATGCCGCGCGCGATGCAGGACTACGCGTAATCGAATGCGCCGAGCCAATCGCGCCCAGCACGACAAGCCTCGCCATCCGCCGTGGACGCCTGCAGAGAGGTTATGTCTACCGGTTCATCGAGCTCTGCGCTCCGCATCTCACCGAAAACGATATTCGCGACGCCGAGTTGCTGACCGGCGACGAGCACCTGAAGCGCGGGCGTCCGTTCACACATACCGACCTGATTTACTGGAATCGTGATCAGGCCCTCACGGCCTGATGCGTTCCGCGAAAAACACTTGAGGGTTCCCAAGCAGACAGACCGGCGCCGGCTCTATCAATCGAGCCGGCTGAGCGCCCAACGCACGTTCTTTCGAACGTCGGCATCGATGTCGTCAGCAGCCTTTTCGAGATAAGGGCGGGCTTCGCTGGCTCTCAATTCTCCGAGTGCTGCGGCGGCTTCCTTGCGCATGTTAGGCTGGGGATGCGTGAGACTCTTGGCGATGGCGAGTGCGCCAGATCGAACCTTCAGCGCCGCCAAACTTCGAATGGCTTTGAGCCTGACTTGCCAGAACTCATCTTCGAGACTCGCAACAAGCGCGTCTTTGGCAGACGCACCACCGGGACTTCGGCCAAGCGCCTCCGCGGCTATCTCTCGGACCGACCATTCAGCGTCGCCAAGAGCGCGTGCAATCACGTCCGAGGACGACGGCGCCTGAGAGAACGCGAGGGCATTGATCGCCGCTCTTCGAACCGTCGCGTTGACATCGCCCGCAGCCGAGCGAAGCGCAGGAACGGATTCCTCCAGCTTCAAAAATCCGATCACACCCACGGCTTGTATGCGAACCGATGCATCGGGATATTGCAGGGCCTCCAGCGCAGGCTTCAATGCCTCCGGGCGCCTCAACTCCTTGAGCGCGCGCAACGCCGCTTCTTTGACGAAGGCCGACGCATGGTCGACGAAGGGCAGGATGACATCCGCGCTGCCCGGATCTTTGAGTTCCGCCAAACTTTCGGCAGCGGCTTGCGCAACGGCTGGCTCGGAGTCCGTCAACGCCTTGGTGAGAGCGTTCGCTGCCTCAACACCGTCGAATGATCCGAGTGCCGACGCCACCTGCTGGCGGATACCGGAATCAGGATCATTCAGTGCCGAGGAAAGCAAGTGGACAGCATCCGGCAATCCAGAATCAGCGAGCGCCAAAACTGCGACGCGACGTTCTCCCGCGTCGGTGGAACGCAGCGCCTCAGCAAGTTCATCCAGATCAGCGGTGTCTTCGAAAATGCCTGCCATCGCTTGCCGCGCACGCTCCCGATTATTTGAGAAGAAAAGGAATGTTCACTGTCAGCGCCGCCGTCGGGCAGTCGCAC
Protein-coding sequences here:
- a CDS encoding HEAT repeat domain-containing protein; the encoded protein is MAGIFEDTADLDELAEALRSTDAGERRVAVLALADSGLPDAVHLLSSALNDPDSGIRQQVASALGSFDGVEAANALTKALTDSEPAVAQAAAESLAELKDPGSADVILPFVDHASAFVKEAALRALKELRRPEALKPALEALQYPDASVRIQAVGVIGFLKLEESVPALRSAAGDVNATVRRAAINALAFSQAPSSSDVIARALGDAEWSVREIAAEALGRSPGGASAKDALVASLEDEFWQVRLKAIRSLAALKVRSGALAIAKSLTHPQPNMRKEAAAALGELRASEARPYLEKAADDIDADVRKNVRWALSRLD
- a CDS encoding LysR substrate-binding domain-containing protein, translated to MNFQQLRILRETIRYKFNITDVANAIFASQSGVSKQIRELEEELGSPLFVRRGKRLLGLTDLGANVARIAERVLFEADNIKQAAAQFAIQDQGVLQVATTHTQARYALPDIVVKFKQSFPGVRLDLRQANPKDIASLVLAGDADIGIATDVFGDIDEILTFPFYAWSHIVVAPVGHPLVGRKAVTLNELAQYPIITYETGITGRPRIDEAFENANVIPQITMTALDADVIKAYVASGLGIGFIAPMAYDAARDAGLRVIECAEPIAPSTTSLAIRRGRLQRGYVYRFIELCAPHLTENDIRDAELLTGDEHLKRGRPFTHTDLIYWNRDQALTA